A genomic window from Lycium barbarum isolate Lr01 chromosome 4, ASM1917538v2, whole genome shotgun sequence includes:
- the LOC132635543 gene encoding uncharacterized protein LOC132635543, which produces MNSEHIAEIKRSHRKRCLTPHQLDLVHFDTFHEWFKEKVKELEATSNILKDVKVLAIGPTNIVTRFNAFDVNNGYRFRTKQSEEFKETQNSGVMVISKIESYASTSDNVPKSANIAYYGGVNDIVELNYYEEFKVVLFKCDGVDVTKGRGVKEDDLGFTLVNFARLADFGDRERHEPFILAEQAQQVIFVQDPQDHEWFVPRLIKPRDIFDVGEENSVQFDTSMQCDATDLALLENARVLEYDYNDCVRNGIDGIVVDTDAHSQASPNDGGANVEGENDIENESDYE; this is translated from the exons ATGAATAGTGAACATATTGCTGAAATCAAGAGATCACATCGTAAGCGCTGTTTGACACCTCATCAACTTGATCTTGTGCATTTCGATACATTTCATGAGTGGTTCAAGGAGAAA GTAAAGGAGTTGGAGGCCACATCTAACATCTTAAAGGATGTTAAAGTCCTCGCAATAGGGCCGACTAACATTGTGACAAGATTCAATGCGTTCGATGTAAATAACGGGTATCGATTCCGAACAAAACAAAGTGAAGAGTTTAAGGAGACACAAAATAGTGGTGTTATGGTCATTTCTAAGATTGAAAGTTACGCAAGTACAAGTGACAATGTTCCAAAGTCTGCAAATATCGCATATTATGGTGGAGTGAATGATATTGTGGAGTTAAACTATTATGAAGAATTTAAGGTTGTCTTATTTAAGTGCGATGGGGTTGATGTAACTAAAGGTAGAGGAGTGAAGGAAGATGACTTGGGTTTCACACTTGTGAATTTCGCACGCCTGGCAGACTTTGGTGATCGAGAACGTCATGAGCCCTTTATTCTTGCAGAACAAGCTCAACAAGTAATATTTGTGCAAGATCCTCAAGATCATGAATGGTTTGTCCCTAGGTTAATTAAACCTCGAGACATTTTTGATGTGGGAGAGGAAAATAGTGTGCAGTTTGATACATCAATGCAGTGTGATGCCACTGACTTGGCTCTCTTAGAAAATGCTCGTGTTCTAGAATATGACTATAATGATTGCGTAAGAAATGGCATCGATGGGATAGTGGTTGATACGGACGCACATTCTCAAGCTTCTCCAAATGATGGTGGAGCTAATGTTGAGGGAGAAAATGATATTGAAAATGAAAGTGATTATGAATAA